One genomic segment of Borrelia coriaceae includes these proteins:
- the rsgA gene encoding ribosome small subunit-dependent GTPase A, with protein MNDLRFEVLWGVNNIYSIVEVNTSLIYEGVIKGKILNIQDKEYSPLAPGDFVCGDIYDEGKVYIKERLKRRNVLWRYNKKADLRQVIVANIDNVLIVSSANLPELKNSFIDRVLIVAEEQGITPIILINKIDEGISVRVNTLIKTYEGLGYKVIKTSAITFQGIEEIKEVIKNSRVSFVGQSGVGKSSLINMIDLNASQAINEISYKYARGRHTTVYAVAFRSDNGVVVDTPGVKEFGIESLDPLKLRYYFREFIDLNDLCKFNSCLHANEPSCFIMSQIGFKISGVRYNSYLKIVNELKRYKRYAREIFRKN; from the coding sequence TTGAATGACCTTAGATTTGAGGTTCTCTGGGGCGTTAATAATATTTATTCTATTGTTGAAGTTAATACTAGTCTAATTTATGAGGGAGTTATTAAGGGAAAGATTTTAAATATTCAAGATAAAGAATATAGTCCTTTGGCTCCTGGTGATTTTGTTTGTGGGGATATTTATGATGAAGGCAAGGTGTACATTAAAGAGAGATTGAAACGTAGGAATGTTCTTTGGCGTTACAATAAGAAAGCTGATCTTAGACAAGTCATTGTTGCAAATATTGATAATGTTTTAATTGTTAGTTCTGCTAATCTGCCTGAGCTTAAAAATTCATTTATTGATAGAGTATTAATAGTTGCTGAAGAGCAAGGGATTACTCCTATTATTTTGATCAATAAGATTGATGAGGGCATAAGTGTTAGGGTTAATACTTTAATTAAAACTTATGAAGGTTTAGGTTATAAGGTTATTAAAACTTCTGCTATTACTTTTCAGGGAATTGAAGAGATAAAAGAGGTTATTAAAAATTCAAGAGTATCTTTTGTCGGGCAGTCTGGGGTTGGAAAATCTTCCCTTATAAATATGATAGATTTAAATGCCTCTCAGGCTATAAATGAAATATCTTATAAATATGCACGCGGTAGACATACTACAGTTTATGCTGTGGCTTTTCGTTCTGATAATGGGGTGGTAGTTGATACTCCTGGAGTAAAGGAATTTGGAATTGAAAGTTTAGACCCTCTTAAGCTTAGATATTATTTTAGGGAGTTTATAGATTTAAATGATTTATGTAAATTTAATTCTTGTTTGCATGCAAATGAGCCAAGTTGTTTTATAATGAGTCAAATTGGATTTAAGATTTCAGGAGTTAGATATAATAGTTATTTAAAGATTGTAAATGAACTTAAGAGGTATAAACGTTATGCAAGAGAAATATTTAGAAAAAATTGA
- the murI gene encoding glutamate racemase, whose amino-acid sequence MSKLKNVVVIFDSGVGGLSYFDYISKRFVTRNYVYIADNKNFPYGEKNPDFILKEIVKLILKLERMYDISSIVIACNTASISVYDKLNFSFPIIYTLPSVSLVKELACKRVILIATNSTINSEFVLREKNCHWDLVVKSASELVNFVEYGDRFKSDAFKYLKFLKLEVRSSRRDMVFLGCTHYLHIKDMIESFLEIPVYENRELVINELSKVLEAIDSNHNYCTRYFYLTQNGNLCFYKNFFKRYGFHFKGIIN is encoded by the coding sequence ATGAGCAAGTTAAAGAATGTTGTAGTTATTTTTGATTCGGGTGTTGGTGGACTTTCTTATTTTGATTATATAAGTAAAAGGTTTGTTACTAGGAACTATGTCTATATTGCAGATAATAAAAATTTTCCTTATGGTGAGAAGAATCCAGATTTTATTTTAAAAGAGATTGTAAAATTAATTTTAAAGTTGGAACGAATGTATGATATTTCTTCAATTGTTATTGCTTGTAATACAGCTTCTATTAGTGTATATGACAAATTAAATTTTAGTTTTCCTATAATATATACTTTGCCTTCAGTTAGCTTAGTAAAGGAACTTGCATGTAAAAGAGTTATTTTAATTGCAACAAATTCTACCATTAATAGTGAATTTGTCCTAAGAGAGAAAAATTGTCATTGGGATTTAGTTGTAAAATCCGCAAGTGAACTTGTGAATTTTGTAGAATATGGAGATAGATTTAAATCAGATGCATTTAAGTATTTAAAATTCTTGAAGTTAGAGGTTCGGTCTAGTAGACGAGATATGGTTTTTTTGGGGTGTACGCATTATTTACACATTAAAGACATGATTGAAAGTTTTTTAGAAATTCCTGTTTATGAGAATCGTGAACTTGTGATTAATGAGCTTTCTAAAGTGTTAGAGGCTATTGATAGTAATCATAATTATTGTACACGTTATTTTTATTTAACTCAAAATGGGAATTTATGTTTCTATAAGAATTTTTTTAAGAGATATGGTTTTCATTTTAAGGGAATAATTAATTGA
- the asnS gene encoding asparagine--tRNA ligase, translating into MHKSIKEILNNPILDSIITVKGWIRTKRSNGKISFLEINDGSNLKGIQAVIDEEDPGFEKKEFKKLTTGVSISLTGTLILSPAKGQTYEIKTTNFNVIGESPQETYLLQKKRHTFEFLREIPHLRIRTNTFGAVARIRNQISYKIHEYFQKNGFLYIQTPIITSNDGEGAGEIFRVSTLDFKSIAKEKEVDFKDDFFGKQAFLTVTGQLHGEAYAMALSKIYTFGPTFRAENSNTTRHASEFWMIEPEMAFFNLEDNINLAEDFLKYILRETLNNCNQDMEFFDNFIEKGLIKKIEDVINSNFEVITYTQAIKKLENANKTFEIQPYWGMDLQTEHERYLTEEIIKKPTTVIDYPKEFKAFYMKMNEDNKTVKGMDILVPRIGEIIGGSEREDNLEKLNNRIKELNLEIETLNWYLDLRRFGTAPHSGFGLGLERLIQYITGMTNIRDVIPFPRTPKTLYF; encoded by the coding sequence ATGCATAAGAGCATTAAAGAAATTTTAAATAACCCCATACTAGATAGTATTATAACAGTAAAAGGATGGATCCGAACAAAACGCAGTAATGGTAAAATCTCATTTTTAGAAATTAATGACGGGTCCAATCTTAAAGGAATTCAAGCTGTCATTGATGAAGAAGATCCTGGATTTGAAAAGAAAGAATTTAAAAAGCTTACAACAGGTGTCAGCATATCATTAACCGGAACTTTAATCTTAAGCCCGGCAAAAGGACAAACTTATGAAATTAAAACAACGAATTTCAATGTAATTGGAGAATCACCTCAAGAAACATATCTGTTACAAAAGAAAAGACACACCTTTGAATTCTTAAGAGAAATCCCCCATCTAAGAATTCGTACTAACACATTTGGAGCTGTGGCCAGGATTAGAAATCAAATCTCTTACAAAATTCATGAATATTTCCAAAAAAATGGATTCTTATACATTCAAACCCCTATTATTACATCAAACGATGGAGAAGGAGCTGGTGAAATATTTCGTGTATCTACCTTGGATTTCAAAAGCATTGCAAAAGAAAAAGAAGTCGACTTTAAAGATGATTTTTTTGGCAAACAAGCATTCCTGACAGTAACTGGACAACTGCATGGCGAGGCCTATGCAATGGCTTTATCAAAAATATATACATTTGGTCCTACATTTAGAGCAGAAAATTCTAACACAACACGCCATGCCTCAGAATTTTGGATGATCGAACCTGAAATGGCATTTTTTAACCTTGAAGACAATATCAATTTAGCTGAAGATTTCCTTAAGTATATTTTAAGAGAAACTCTAAATAACTGTAATCAAGATATGGAATTTTTTGACAATTTCATTGAAAAAGGCTTAATTAAAAAGATTGAAGATGTAATAAACTCTAACTTTGAAGTTATTACCTATACCCAAGCCATTAAAAAACTTGAAAATGCAAACAAAACATTTGAAATACAGCCTTACTGGGGAATGGATTTACAAACAGAACATGAAAGATATTTAACAGAAGAAATTATCAAAAAACCTACTACAGTTATTGATTATCCAAAAGAATTTAAAGCATTTTACATGAAAATGAATGAGGACAATAAAACTGTCAAAGGAATGGATATTTTAGTTCCACGCATTGGAGAAATAATTGGAGGCAGCGAAAGAGAAGACAATCTGGAAAAGTTGAATAATAGAATAAAAGAACTAAATTTAGAAATAGAAACTCTTAATTGGTACTTAGATTTAAGGAGATTTGGGACAGCTCCTCATTCTGGATTTGGACTTGGACTGGAAAGATTAATACAATACATAACAGGAATGACCAACATTAGAGATGTAATACCATTTCCAAGAACTCCTAAAACTCTTTATTTCTAA
- a CDS encoding phosphoribosyltransferase — protein sequence MKKFVSYEEIRMNGLKLAYKIYKDGFIPDIMYVSLRGGSYLGNIISEFFKFIKVKKPLLYAAVVARSYDVSNKQKGIMIDGWTYDPKYLRAGDNVLFVDDIFDTGRTIIHLRDEVLKRGIDSQDIKIAVYDYKERGHVNYKPDYYVNKYASEDELNTWIHYSNHELIGLAENEYKFNFVDLDDEMHEILKFLSSKI from the coding sequence ATGAAAAAATTTGTTTCTTATGAAGAGATAAGAATGAATGGTCTTAAGCTTGCTTATAAGATTTATAAAGATGGATTTATTCCTGATATTATGTACGTTTCTTTAAGAGGAGGATCTTATCTTGGTAATATTATTAGTGAGTTCTTTAAATTTATTAAAGTAAAAAAACCTCTTCTTTATGCTGCTGTTGTTGCAAGATCGTATGATGTTTCAAATAAACAAAAAGGAATAATGATAGATGGATGGACTTATGATCCAAAATATTTAAGAGCGGGAGATAATGTTTTATTTGTTGATGATATTTTTGATACTGGACGTACGATTATTCATTTGCGAGATGAAGTTTTAAAGAGAGGGATAGATAGTCAGGATATTAAGATTGCTGTTTATGATTATAAGGAACGTGGGCATGTGAATTATAAGCCTGATTATTATGTTAATAAATATGCGAGTGAAGATGAGCTAAATACCTGGATACATTACAGTAATCATGAGTTAATAGGCTTGGCAGAAAATGAGTATAAATTTAATTTTGTTGATTTAGATGATGAAATGCATGAAATTTTAAAATTTTTGTCGAGTAAAATTTAG
- a CDS encoding trypsin-like peptidase domain-containing protein, with translation MKKNFISLFVASFLALAIGFFVGIHYLESDKNTIVFAQEKVDTVQFLQDSFRKVSKKILPSTVEIYATGLVKTRDLFHLFFFFDIPGLNFEKKAQWGGSGVIIGRDSKKTNLFYALTNSHVVDNAIEFEVGTYDNKVYKAKLVGKDDKKDIALISFEADDAAIAIAELGDSDGLEIGDWVIAVGSPHHFSFSVTAGIISGLHRSANPNLKARNSFIQTDAAINRGNSGGPLVNIKGEVIGINTWIAASPSGGNLGLGFAVPINNAKSIFDVLMSGKNSESAWMGIDFHRLRSKDPEFLKSLGYDDDFGSLAIIAGVFDGTAAFRAGLRAGDVISKINDVSMNFFYDVKQYINDFYAKEKIKVEILRGKEKKNVEVELDVKPKINNDKEYISGLKLIPGFTVYPLTKEVRAQLGLRNWTNGVVVDSVDPTLGTNPKISTGDVIMAVNSKSIKSLRDFYDSVEYGKNTYSILRDGQTFKVSF, from the coding sequence ATGAAGAAAAATTTTATTTCCTTATTTGTTGCAAGTTTTTTAGCTTTAGCTATTGGGTTTTTTGTTGGAATACATTATTTGGAATCGGATAAAAATACTATTGTTTTTGCACAGGAAAAGGTTGATACTGTACAATTTTTACAAGATTCTTTTAGAAAGGTATCTAAAAAGATTTTGCCGTCAACTGTGGAAATTTATGCTACTGGGTTAGTTAAAACCCGTGATCTTTTTCATTTATTTTTCTTTTTTGATATCCCAGGGCTTAATTTTGAGAAGAAGGCGCAATGGGGTGGTTCTGGAGTAATTATTGGAAGAGATTCTAAGAAAACAAATTTGTTTTATGCTCTTACAAATAGTCATGTTGTAGATAATGCTATTGAATTTGAAGTTGGAACTTATGATAATAAAGTTTATAAAGCAAAACTAGTAGGTAAGGATGATAAGAAAGATATTGCACTTATTAGTTTTGAAGCTGATGATGCAGCTATTGCAATAGCTGAACTTGGTGATAGTGACGGACTTGAGATAGGGGATTGGGTTATAGCTGTTGGGAGTCCTCATCACTTTAGTTTTTCAGTTACAGCAGGAATTATAAGTGGTCTTCATCGTTCGGCTAATCCTAATTTGAAAGCACGAAATTCGTTTATTCAAACAGATGCGGCTATTAATCGCGGTAATTCTGGGGGACCTCTTGTAAATATTAAGGGGGAAGTTATTGGGATAAATACTTGGATAGCAGCTTCTCCTTCTGGGGGCAATCTTGGACTTGGGTTTGCTGTTCCTATTAATAATGCTAAGAGTATTTTTGATGTTTTGATGAGTGGTAAGAATAGTGAATCTGCTTGGATGGGCATTGATTTCCATCGTTTAAGAAGTAAGGATCCCGAATTTCTTAAAAGCTTAGGTTATGATGATGATTTTGGTTCGTTAGCAATTATTGCTGGTGTTTTTGATGGTACAGCAGCTTTTAGAGCAGGACTTAGAGCGGGCGATGTAATTAGTAAGATCAATGATGTTTCAATGAATTTTTTCTATGATGTTAAGCAATATATTAATGATTTTTATGCTAAAGAGAAGATTAAAGTTGAAATTTTAAGAGGAAAAGAGAAAAAGAATGTTGAAGTAGAGCTTGATGTTAAACCTAAAATTAATAATGACAAGGAATATATCTCAGGGTTAAAATTGATACCAGGATTTACTGTTTATCCTTTAACTAAGGAAGTGCGGGCTCAACTTGGTTTGAGAAATTGGACTAATGGGGTTGTTGTGGACAGTGTTGATCCAACTTTAGGTACGAATCCTAAAATTTCGACAGGGGATGTTATTATGGCTGTTAATTCAAAAAGTATTAAAAGTTTGAGAGATTTCTATGACTCTGTTGAGTATGGCAAAAATACCTATAGTATTTTAAGAGATGGACAAACTTTTAAAGTGTCTTTTTAG
- the map gene encoding type I methionyl aminopeptidase has product MKLRLKSREEIEKIRASARLLAQIILEIEKNITPGISTRTLDLIASDFIAKNGAKSAFKGYNGFKGTICASINEEVIHGVPGLRELKDGDVISIDCGVVLDGFYSDMAKTFKVGKVSAKVNKLVEVTEAALYKGIAEVKVGNRILDISRAIENYIKPFGFGIVREYTGHGVGFSLHEEPSVPNYYEPFFKNIRIQEGMVLAIEPMVNLGGYKVAVKNDGWTVFSSDLSCSAHFEHTVAVVDGLPLILSEI; this is encoded by the coding sequence TTGAAATTAAGATTAAAATCTAGAGAAGAGATTGAAAAAATTAGAGCATCTGCAAGACTTTTAGCTCAGATTATTTTAGAAATTGAAAAGAATATTACTCCTGGAATTAGTACTAGAACACTTGATTTAATTGCCAGTGATTTTATTGCTAAAAATGGGGCCAAATCTGCTTTTAAGGGATATAATGGATTTAAGGGAACTATTTGTGCATCTATAAATGAAGAGGTTATTCATGGAGTTCCTGGGCTAAGAGAACTTAAAGATGGAGATGTTATTAGTATTGATTGTGGAGTTGTTTTAGATGGGTTTTACAGTGATATGGCTAAGACTTTTAAGGTGGGTAAAGTAAGTGCTAAGGTTAATAAGTTAGTAGAAGTTACAGAAGCTGCTCTTTATAAGGGAATTGCTGAGGTGAAGGTTGGTAATCGAATTTTAGATATCTCAAGGGCTATTGAAAATTATATTAAACCATTTGGTTTTGGAATAGTTAGGGAGTATACAGGACATGGTGTTGGTTTTTCTTTGCATGAGGAGCCTAGTGTTCCAAATTATTATGAGCCTTTTTTTAAAAATATTAGGATTCAGGAAGGTATGGTTTTAGCTATTGAGCCAATGGTGAATTTAGGAGGATATAAAGTTGCTGTTAAGAATGATGGCTGGACAGTGTTTTCATCTGATTTGAGTTGTTCTGCCCATTTTGAACATACTGTTGCTGTTGTTGATGGTTTGCCTTTGATTTTAAGTGAGATTTGA